AATGTTTCCATTTTTTTTATTAATTGTACAGCTTAAGAATAGATGGTCACTAAATCTATGTCCTGTGACATTTTGAACCTCACCTTCGTCTATTTTTAAATCTGGCATGACAATAGGTAAATTAGTTTCTTTGCTTAAAATATTAAATTGCTCTTGAAATTGTTTTGGCGTAAATCCGATAGAATAAGCTGTCTTACTTTCTCCTCCAGATGCCATAATTCCAACGACAAAGAATAATAAAATAATTCCCAAACACCCAAACGATCCTTTTTTCCATTTAGAAAGTTTTTTCTTTTCAGTTTCTACTTTTAAGTCACTTGTATTTTTGCTACTTTTACCAAACATATTGATCATTTCCTTTCATCATCTCAATTTTTAATACTAAATTCATTAGTTAGATAAATCTTTAAACTTAAATAACACCTCAATATTTATTCCTAAAGCATCAGCAATTGCAATAAGTACAGGTAATGAAACAGCATTTTTTACTAATCCACGTTCAATTTGCGACAAATAACAACTACTAATATTCACCTGTTCCGCTAACTGTGTTTGAGTTAATCTTCTGTATCTCCGATAGTAGCAAATATTTAAACCAATTTGACGCATTTGCTCTTGATATGCTAATTTCATTGTAAAAATTTCTCACCTCTCTTTGTTTAAATTATCTCATAATTCGTCATTTGCTCGCTTTAGAGAATAGTTATAATACTTTAACTACAGCTTATAGATTTAGACTTTTGCAATTCTTATTTTATTTGCCAATTAAAATAAGAAAGCAGCAACTAATTCTTTATCAGTTACTGCTTAGTAAATCTTGCTCTTTAAAGCTAAAATATGTATTTTTACCGATGATCACGTGGTCGAGAACTTTAATATTTATAATATCTCCTGATTTTACGACAACTTCGGTCATCCGTTTATCTTCCTCACTGGGAAACGGTTCTGAACTTGGATGATTATGTACTAATATGATATGGCTTGCCATAAGTTTTATTGCCGGGGAAAAGATTTCTCTTGGGGATGCTAAACTTGCATTGATTGTGCCTTTGGATATAAGCCTTTGACAAATAATATGATTTTTTGTGTTTAGCATAAGTATGCGAAATTCTTCTTGCTGTAAATCTTCCATATCGTGAAAATAGTCTGCAATATCTTGTGGTGATGAGATTTTTGTAATTCGCTTAGATTTTTCTTTTTGCATACGTGATAAAAGCTCTTTAATACAAGCTAATTTATGCAGCTTACTTTGTCCTAATCCTTTTGTAGTTTTTGCATCTACTGCTGATGTGTGCATGACAACACCATATAACGATTGATACTCTGCGATAAGCTGATTTACCGTAGATTCTGGTATGAAGGTACTTAACAATTCTTCATCTGATAAGCTTTCTAAATCTGATTTCATTTTAAAATCCTCCCTTAAAATAAACTTGGCACTAGCTAAATCAATAGCTAGTGCCTTTATGTATGTTCCTATGTTCCTTTGCAAGGGCTCTTCGTTATATGCGAAGGCTTGCAAGTTGTTTCATAGTTATAATATATAATCAAAAATTTATAATTTTACTATTTTATTTATATTATTTCCATTAATCATTTTTATGTTCTTTCCTCATAAAAATGATTCCATTATTCATTGTTCCTTTATAAGAAAAATTATTCTCTAATAAGACAGACTTATGAACAACAGCAATGGTTTCAAATATTTCTCCACCACTACTATCATACAAAACTACAGAAAAAATTTTATATCCTAACATATTCAAAACTGGATTCATATAAATTAAATCACATTGAATATAAATATAACCAATAATACACATTACACAAACCATTACTATAACATCTACAATATTTTCTAAAGATAAGCCTAAACATGGCAATAAATATAATGCAATATAATTCATAAAATATTCGCTACTTTTATTTTGTGCTTTACATATCGTATAAGATATATGATTTGTTTTTTCAGTCTCTTTTAAAATCCATTTCAAATATAAAAAAGATGTAATACTAATAACTAAAACAATTAGAAAAATCCAATTTTCTAATTCACTGCTAAAAATCATATGAACTACTTCTTCATACTCAATACAGTCCCTTCTATTTGGGAAAATCCTCTCAAAAAAATTCTTTATCAACATTAATAAAAACAATGGGATATACGATGAGCAAAATAACATTATTTTATGAAAATTTTTCATAAAAATCACCATCTATTTTATATTCTTTTCGACCGCTAATGCTAATAATCTTTCGTTACTTAATTCATCAATAACATAATGTCCTAATAATAAATCTAAAATTTCTTTTACTCCTCTTTTATTAGTATACGATATTTTTTTATCTTTTGTTAATGAGATTGATAGTTCTCTATTTTTTATTATTTGGGGAATATTTTTTATATATTGTGTATATTGCTGAAATTTATTTTCAACTACCAGACTTGCCAATCTAGGTAAATAAAATCCATTGCCCTTACAATCTTCAATAAATGAGTCTGCATCTTCTAATAAACCTGCTTTCTTTATACACTCGCTATTTTCTTCAATTACCTCAATAAAAACGTCTTTAAACCCAAAAATACTATTAAAACTATTTCTATTAATAATATAATAAATACCTTTATATAAGAATGCATCAACATGAGAATCAAAAGTTAAAATCTGCTCTTTTATTTCTTCAAGTTTATTTCCTGCAAAAATAAATTTTTGTGACCTTTTAAAAGCAGTATTAGGATGATAATACTTTTTAAACAATGTAACTTTTTCTTCTTTTTCTCCTTGATTAAAAAACATATCTAAAACAATAAAATCTATTTTTTCAAAATCTGTCTTTCGATCTACAAATTCAGGAGATTCCCCTGCAACAATATCTTGCAAAATTTCCTTGCCATTAATTACTTTTTCTTCATCAATCCATTGCAGTGAATCAGTTTGAGATGCAAGAAAATGAAATTTACAAACATCTTTATCTTTTAAAGAAATCAATATATTTTCTATGCTTTTTTTCATTATATCATTTATAGTTTCTTCATTTCCCGATAGAAAAAAAGCCTTATATTTATCTCTCTTCCTTTTAGTTTTTTTAAATAAAACCAGTTTATTAGATGCCTCTTCAATATTTTTTAAACAAAAATCGCATACCTCTTCTAATTTATCCTTTTCAAAAAAAATATTACCCATTTAGAACCTCCAAACATAATCTAATTTATTTTCGTATAAAAATTCAAACCATATTTTCTTGCCTAGTTAAGGGTTATTTTTACATTATCAAAAATTTATTGTCATCTTTTATTCTTCATCAGGTAATTCAATATCGAATCCATCTTCAAGTACAAATTTACGAAGTAATTCATCAATCCTAATATTTACTTTGAATAACGGAATACTTTTTCCTTCTATTTTTTCGAAGTATTCCTTTGCTTTTGTTTTATCTACCGAATTTTTCAACTCATCAAAACGCCCATACTCATTAATGTTTGTAGCATTCACTCTAAGTCCCATTAGATTTCTTAATATCTTCTGATCCACATTAAAAACTTTAGATAAACAATAAATTTGCTCCATTTTTGCCTTATCTTGATATTCAGTAATGTAATCTCTCAATGTTTTTCCTTCTTCTACCGTGACGTCACCTCTTTGAATATCATGAAGAAAAATATTTGCATATTTTTGTTCTTCCTGTGTTAATGTAGCAAAAGTTTTATGTAGCTCATTTAATGCTTGTTCAATAACTTCTTTAGCGGTTTCCTCCAAATGAATTAGTTTCAAATATTTATTAAAGCGAGAATTCATATAATCAGCATCAATTATACCTGTATCAATTTCAGTTAAATATCCTTCAATATTAAATGGAACATCGTTACTACTATTCTGGTTTTCTTCATTTGTTGAACCAAATAATTCCTTATAACGTAATGCCAAAATCAAATATGTATTTTCATTAAAACCTACTTTAACTTTTATTTTTCGTCTATCTTTTTCCTTTTTAATTTCATAAATTAACTTTTCCCATGTAAACCCTTGAATTTTAGCAGCTTCTAAATGCTCATTCAATTTTTTGAAAAGTGAGGCAAACTTTCCTCTCTCTGAATTATCATCAGGCAATTTTTCAAAATTAACAATTCCTGCATTAGTAAATACTTCACTAATTTCTTCAAAAAAGCTGTTCATCTTTTCTAAATTCTTATCAAGCTTTTGTACAAATAATCCAATCGGATTTTCGCCAGAATATTCTTTAATAGCATCATTTATATTCCTCTCCATTGTATGAGGCATACGATAATACCGAATCGTACCAAATGGTTTTTCGGGTCCAAATAAACGGTTTGTTCTTGAAAAAGCTTGAATAATATTTTCATACCGTAAAACTTTGTCCAGATATAATGTATTTACCCATTTAGAATCAAACCCTGTAAGCATTTGGTCAACAACAATCAATAAATCAAGTTGCAGTTCAGATTTTTCTGCAATTCTTGTATATGGTGCTTTATGTGATAATCTGGCAGCAATATCTTTTTTGAATTTATCGTGAGAAGAAAGTCCAAATTTCTGTCCGTATCTTTCATTGTAATCTTCCATGATTTCTACAAGCCCGTCCTCTTTAAAAATGCCACCATCCATATTATCTATATTGGGATCAAACAGTGCAGTTATTTTTAAATCAGGATTTTCCTTCTTTATCAAACGGTAATAATCAATCGCTTCCGGTATGCTACTGGTAGCAAAAATAGCATGAAACTTTCCTGCATGGCTTAATGTTAACCAATTTT
This genomic interval from Selenobaculum gibii contains the following:
- a CDS encoding helix-turn-helix domain-containing protein codes for the protein MKLAYQEQMRQIGLNICYYRRYRRLTQTQLAEQVNISSCYLSQIERGLVKNAVSLPVLIAIADALGINIEVLFKFKDLSN
- a CDS encoding Kiwa anti-phage protein KwaB-like domain-containing protein; protein product: MGNIFFEKDKLEEVCDFCLKNIEEASNKLVLFKKTKRKRDKYKAFFLSGNEETINDIMKKSIENILISLKDKDVCKFHFLASQTDSLQWIDEEKVINGKEILQDIVAGESPEFVDRKTDFEKIDFIVLDMFFNQGEKEEKVTLFKKYYHPNTAFKRSQKFIFAGNKLEEIKEQILTFDSHVDAFLYKGIYYIINRNSFNSIFGFKDVFIEVIEENSECIKKAGLLEDADSFIEDCKGNGFYLPRLASLVVENKFQQYTQYIKNIPQIIKNRELSISLTKDKKISYTNKRGVKEILDLLLGHYVIDELSNERLLALAVEKNIK
- the radC gene encoding RadC family protein, whose amino-acid sequence is MKSDLESLSDEELLSTFIPESTVNQLIAEYQSLYGVVMHTSAVDAKTTKGLGQSKLHKLACIKELLSRMQKEKSKRITKISSPQDIADYFHDMEDLQQEEFRILMLNTKNHIICQRLISKGTINASLASPREIFSPAIKLMASHIILVHNHPSSEPFPSEEDKRMTEVVVKSGDIINIKVLDHVIIGKNTYFSFKEQDLLSSN